The following proteins are co-located in the Magnetococcales bacterium genome:
- the rpsO gene encoding 30S ribosomal protein S15, translated as MSITPERKKEVILQFATKEGDTGSPEVQVALLTERINNLTEHLRINHKDHHSRRGLLKMVGLRRRLLAYVQKQELSRYQTLIQRLNLRK; from the coding sequence ATGTCGATCACCCCGGAACGCAAAAAAGAAGTGATTTTGCAATTTGCCACCAAGGAGGGAGACACCGGTTCCCCGGAAGTGCAGGTGGCCCTGTTGACCGAACGCATCAACAATTTGACGGAACATTTGCGGATCAACCACAAGGATCACCACTCCCGGCGGGGTTTGTTGAAAATGGTGGGACTGAGACGGCGCCTCCTGGCCTATGTCCAAAAACAGGAGCTGAGCCGCTACCAGACTCTGATTCAACGCCTGAATCTGCGCAAATAG